One window of Nocardia nova SH22a genomic DNA carries:
- the gatC gene encoding Asp-tRNA(Asn)/Glu-tRNA(Gln) amidotransferase subunit GatC has translation MPAISRDEVAHLARLSRLALTEDELDVYAGQLDSILSHVRVITEVAADVPATASPYPTVNVTRPDEPVECLTPDQALSGAPAVDEQRFMVPQILGEGE, from the coding sequence GTGCCCGCCATCTCCCGCGACGAGGTCGCACACCTCGCCCGGCTCTCCCGGCTCGCGCTCACCGAGGACGAGCTCGATGTGTATGCCGGTCAGCTGGATTCGATCCTCAGTCACGTGCGGGTCATCACCGAGGTGGCCGCCGACGTCCCCGCCACGGCCTCGCCGTATCCGACCGTGAATGTGACCCGCCCCGACGAGCCGGTCGAATGCCTCACCCCCGACCAGGCGCTGTCCGGTGCGCCCGCCGTCGACGAGCAGCGCTTCATGGTGCCGCAGATCCTGGGGGAGGGCGAGTGA
- a CDS encoding amino acid-binding protein, with protein sequence MSFLLRVQLPDRPGSLGSLAVALGSVGADILSLDVVERGAGYAIDDLVVEVGSGALPDTLITAAESLTDVRVDSLRPYSGILDTHRELELIDQVATARDDRLQVLVDGVPRVLQVGWSTVMEMGPHGGQRLVGSASAPETQAGSVPWMPLEKPVNLDPEADWVPQIWRDMDTKLAAAPLGNTGKAILLGRPGGPDFRPSEIARLGYLAGIVATVLT encoded by the coding sequence GTGTCATTTCTGCTTCGCGTGCAACTTCCGGATCGCCCAGGAAGTCTCGGTTCACTCGCAGTCGCACTGGGCTCAGTCGGCGCCGACATCCTCTCGCTGGATGTCGTCGAACGCGGAGCCGGTTACGCGATCGACGATCTGGTGGTGGAGGTCGGCTCGGGCGCATTGCCGGACACGCTGATCACCGCCGCCGAATCCCTCACCGACGTGCGGGTGGACTCGTTGCGACCATATTCCGGGATTCTCGACACCCACCGGGAGCTGGAGCTGATCGATCAGGTCGCCACCGCGCGCGACGATCGGTTGCAGGTCCTGGTGGACGGCGTCCCGCGAGTGCTGCAGGTCGGCTGGAGCACCGTGATGGAGATGGGTCCACACGGCGGTCAGCGCCTGGTCGGCAGCGCCAGCGCACCGGAGACCCAGGCCGGATCGGTACCGTGGATGCCGCTCGAGAAGCCGGTCAACCTGGACCCGGAGGCCGACTGGGTGCCGCAGATCTGGCGCGATATGGACACCAAGCTGGCCGCCGCGCCTCTCGGCAACACCGGCAAGGCGATTCTGCTCGGCCGTCCCGGTGGTCCGGACTTCCGCCCCTCCGAGATCGCCCGCCTGGGCTATCTGGCGGGAATCGTCGCGACCGTCCTCACCTGA
- a CDS encoding GNAT family N-acetyltransferase, which translates to MTQSDTRVHIRPVLAAEFDAVAQLTVQTYVGEGHVQPDSPYVDQLADTENRANAAEVLVAVRDSELLGSLTIARPGTPYADIARAGELEFRMLAVAGRARGAGVGTALVRAVLDTARDEGFAAVVLTTMPDMLAARRIYERLGFVHIPERDWFTPRGVPLTVMRRPA; encoded by the coding sequence ATGACGCAATCGGATACCCGGGTGCACATCCGGCCCGTGCTGGCGGCGGAATTCGACGCCGTCGCGCAATTGACGGTGCAGACCTATGTCGGTGAGGGGCACGTCCAGCCCGACAGCCCGTACGTCGACCAGCTCGCCGATACCGAGAATCGTGCGAATGCCGCCGAAGTTCTTGTGGCGGTGCGCGATTCGGAATTGCTGGGTTCGCTGACCATCGCGCGGCCGGGCACGCCCTATGCCGATATCGCCCGCGCGGGCGAACTGGAGTTCCGCATGCTGGCGGTCGCCGGACGGGCTCGCGGCGCCGGTGTCGGCACCGCCCTGGTCCGCGCGGTCCTCGATACCGCGCGCGACGAGGGTTTCGCGGCGGTGGTGCTGACGACCATGCCGGATATGCTCGCCGCCCGCCGCATCTACGAACGCCTGGGCTTCGTACACATCCCGGAGCGGGACTGGTTCACTCCGCGCGGGGTTCCGCTCACCGTCATGCGCCGCCCCGCCTGA
- the ligA gene encoding NAD-dependent DNA ligase LigA: MSESGIDSARAAEARDAADAATADERTAWQQLAEQVREHQFRYYVRDAPIISDGEFDKLFQRLLAMEEAHPDLRTPDSPTQLVGGGFETGFTAVDHLERMLSLDNVFDEAEMRAWVSRVEAETGQNIHFVCEVKIDGVALNLVYENGRLVRGATRGDGRTGEDVTLNARTISDIPEQLTATAEFPIPELLEIRGEVYFRLEDFENLNAAIVAEGKPAYANPRNTAAGSLRQKDPAVTARRRLRMICHGFGRMAGFSPTSQYEAYQALAAWGLPVSAHTVRVQGADAVMERVRYWGEHRHDIEHEIDGQVVKVDEFSLQRRLGATSRAPRWAIAYKYPPEEATTRLLDIQVNVGRTGRVTPFAVMEPVTVAGSTVAMATLHNAAEVRRKGVLIGDTVTIRKAGDVIPEVLGPVVDVRDGSERSFVMPTHCPECGTELAPEKEGDADIRCPNQRHCPAQLRERVFHMAGRSAFDIEALGYEAAVDLLKSGAIADEGDLFDLTEEKLLGTTLFVNKDGSLSANGNRLLQNLDSAKNKPLWRVLVALSVRHVGPPVARSLAGELGSLAAIEAASVAELTVVDGVGPIIATAVREWFTVDWHRAIVAKWRAAGVRMEDERDESIERNLAGLSIVVTGSLQGFSRDEAKEAILVRGGKAAGSVSKKTAFVVIGEAPGSKAAKAEELGVPILDEDGFRLLLAEGPDAVGPEAEPAEDQD, encoded by the coding sequence GTGAGTGAATCCGGAATCGACAGCGCCCGCGCCGCGGAAGCGCGCGATGCTGCGGACGCGGCCACCGCGGACGAGCGCACCGCGTGGCAGCAGCTGGCCGAACAGGTCCGCGAGCACCAGTTCCGGTACTACGTCCGGGACGCGCCGATCATCTCCGACGGCGAATTCGACAAGTTGTTCCAGCGATTGCTCGCGATGGAGGAGGCGCATCCGGATCTGCGGACGCCGGATTCGCCGACCCAGCTGGTCGGCGGCGGTTTCGAGACCGGCTTCACCGCGGTCGACCATCTCGAGCGCATGCTCTCGCTGGACAATGTGTTCGACGAGGCGGAGATGCGCGCCTGGGTCTCGCGGGTCGAGGCCGAGACCGGTCAGAACATTCACTTCGTCTGCGAGGTGAAGATCGACGGGGTCGCGCTGAACCTGGTCTACGAGAACGGCCGCCTCGTGCGCGGCGCCACCCGCGGTGACGGCCGCACCGGTGAGGATGTGACACTCAACGCCCGCACCATCTCCGACATCCCCGAACAGCTCACCGCCACAGCGGAATTCCCGATTCCGGAACTGCTGGAGATTCGTGGCGAGGTGTATTTCCGGCTCGAGGATTTCGAGAATCTCAACGCCGCCATCGTGGCCGAGGGCAAACCGGCGTACGCGAATCCGCGCAATACCGCGGCGGGTTCGCTGCGGCAGAAGGATCCGGCGGTCACCGCGCGCCGCCGGTTGCGGATGATCTGTCACGGTTTCGGCCGGATGGCCGGCTTCAGCCCGACCTCCCAGTACGAGGCATACCAGGCGCTGGCGGCATGGGGCCTGCCGGTCTCGGCGCATACCGTGCGGGTGCAGGGTGCGGACGCGGTCATGGAGCGGGTCCGGTACTGGGGCGAGCACCGCCACGATATCGAGCACGAGATCGACGGCCAGGTGGTCAAGGTCGACGAGTTCTCGCTGCAACGCCGCCTCGGCGCCACCTCGCGGGCCCCGCGCTGGGCCATCGCCTACAAATATCCGCCCGAGGAGGCCACCACCCGGCTGCTCGACATCCAGGTCAATGTCGGCCGCACCGGCCGGGTGACGCCCTTCGCGGTGATGGAACCGGTCACTGTCGCCGGTTCCACGGTCGCGATGGCGACGCTGCACAATGCCGCCGAGGTGCGGCGCAAGGGTGTGCTGATCGGCGATACGGTCACCATCCGCAAGGCCGGTGACGTCATTCCCGAGGTGCTCGGACCGGTGGTCGATGTGCGCGACGGGTCCGAGCGGTCCTTTGTCATGCCCACGCACTGTCCCGAATGCGGCACCGAACTCGCTCCCGAGAAGGAGGGCGATGCCGATATCCGCTGCCCGAATCAGCGGCACTGCCCGGCACAATTGCGGGAGCGGGTCTTCCACATGGCCGGTCGCAGTGCCTTCGACATCGAGGCCCTGGGGTACGAGGCCGCGGTGGATCTGCTGAAGTCCGGCGCGATCGCCGACGAGGGCGACCTGTTCGACCTGACCGAGGAGAAGTTGCTCGGCACAACGCTTTTCGTCAACAAGGACGGCTCCCTGTCGGCCAACGGCAACCGATTGCTGCAGAATCTGGACTCGGCGAAGAACAAGCCGCTGTGGCGGGTCCTGGTCGCCCTGTCCGTTCGCCACGTCGGGCCGCCGGTGGCGCGGTCGCTGGCCGGGGAGCTGGGCAGTCTCGCGGCGATCGAGGCGGCCTCGGTGGCGGAACTGACCGTTGTGGACGGCGTCGGCCCGATCATCGCCACCGCGGTGCGGGAGTGGTTCACCGTCGACTGGCATCGCGCCATCGTGGCGAAGTGGCGCGCGGCCGGGGTGCGGATGGAGGACGAGCGCGACGAGTCCATCGAGCGCAATCTCGCGGGCCTGTCGATCGTCGTCACCGGTTCGCTGCAAGGGTTTTCCCGTGACGAGGCCAAGGAGGCCATTCTCGTGCGGGGCGGGAAGGCCGCGGGTTCGGTCTCGAAGAAGACGGCGTTCGTGGTGATCGGGGAGGCTCCCGGATCCAAGGCCGCCAAGGCCGAGGAACTCGGTGTGCCTATCCTCGACGAGGACGGCTTCCGCCTGCTGCTGGCCGAGGGGCCCGATGCGGTAGGACCCGAGGCGGAACCTGCGGAGGATCAGGATTGA
- a CDS encoding YbaB/EbfC family nucleoid-associated protein, whose amino-acid sequence MFEQTGHAEELGLKVQRARQAVEQIRGVGTVDGVRVVVDSDGRLLSVSLREGESILAAYNAALADMKPRIDQALQELRADPSIEAVSTFTDANAPRTTANPAERELPYDEDDDYYERRNRQGWLE is encoded by the coding sequence ATGTTCGAGCAGACCGGCCATGCCGAAGAACTCGGCCTGAAGGTTCAGCGCGCCCGGCAGGCGGTCGAGCAGATTCGGGGTGTCGGCACCGTCGACGGCGTTCGGGTCGTTGTCGACTCGGATGGTCGCCTGTTGTCGGTGAGTCTGCGTGAAGGAGAGTCGATTCTCGCGGCGTACAACGCCGCACTCGCGGATATGAAGCCGCGCATCGATCAAGCGCTGCAAGAGCTCCGGGCCGACCCCAGTATCGAGGCCGTGTCGACTTTCACCGATGCGAACGCGCCGCGAACAACGGCGAATCCCGCTGAGCGTGAGCTGCCGTACGACGAGGACGACGACTATTACGAGCGCCGCAATCGCCAGGGCTGGCTCGAGTAG
- the gatA gene encoding Asp-tRNA(Asn)/Glu-tRNA(Gln) amidotransferase subunit GatA produces MSGDDLTKLSAAELADKIHAREVSSVEVTEAHLRRIAEVDGELNAFLHVAGEQALATAAEVDAAVAAGTVASPLAGVPLALKDVFTTTDMPTTCGSKILEGWVSPYDATVTAKLRAAGIPIVGKTNMDEFAMGSSTENSAYGPTRNPWDTTRIPGGSGGGSAAALASYQAPLAIGTDTGGSIRQPAAVTATVGTKPTYGTVSRYGLVACASSLDQGGPCGRTVLDTALLHEVIAGHDPRDSTSRDVAVPPVVAAAREGARGDLAGLKVGVVKELHSDSYQPGVIASFDAAVARLKDLGAEVVEVSCPNFEYALASYYLILPSEVSSNLARFDAMRYGLRVGDDGSHSAEQVMSLTRDAGFGPEVKRRIMIGTYALSSGYYDAYYGKALKVRTLIAQDFDKAYESVDVLVSPTSPFTPWKLGEKVNDPLAMYLSDLCTLPTNLAGHCAMSVPSGLSADDGLPVGLQIMAPALADDRLYRVGAAYEAARGPIA; encoded by the coding sequence GTGAGCGGCGACGACTTGACCAAGCTGTCGGCGGCCGAGCTGGCGGACAAGATCCACGCGCGGGAGGTGTCCTCGGTGGAGGTCACCGAGGCGCATCTGCGGCGCATCGCCGAGGTCGACGGTGAGCTGAACGCTTTCCTGCACGTGGCCGGGGAGCAGGCGCTGGCCACCGCCGCCGAGGTGGACGCGGCCGTCGCCGCCGGAACCGTGGCCTCGCCGCTGGCGGGAGTTCCGTTGGCGCTCAAGGATGTTTTCACCACCACCGATATGCCGACCACCTGCGGGTCGAAGATTCTCGAGGGCTGGGTCTCGCCCTACGACGCCACCGTCACCGCCAAGCTGCGGGCCGCCGGGATCCCGATCGTCGGCAAGACCAACATGGACGAGTTCGCGATGGGTTCGTCCACCGAGAACTCCGCGTACGGGCCGACCCGCAACCCGTGGGACACCACCCGTATCCCGGGCGGTTCCGGCGGTGGTTCGGCGGCGGCGCTGGCCTCGTATCAGGCTCCGCTGGCGATCGGCACCGACACCGGCGGTTCGATCCGGCAGCCCGCCGCGGTCACCGCGACCGTCGGCACCAAACCCACCTACGGCACCGTGTCCCGCTACGGCCTGGTCGCGTGCGCGTCCTCGCTGGATCAGGGCGGTCCGTGCGGGCGCACCGTCCTGGACACCGCGTTGCTGCACGAGGTGATCGCCGGACACGATCCGAGGGATTCGACCTCCCGCGATGTCGCGGTGCCGCCGGTGGTGGCCGCGGCCCGCGAGGGCGCCCGCGGCGATCTGGCCGGACTGAAGGTCGGCGTGGTGAAGGAACTGCACTCCGACAGCTATCAGCCCGGTGTGATCGCCTCCTTCGACGCGGCGGTCGCCCGGTTGAAGGATCTCGGCGCCGAAGTGGTCGAGGTGTCGTGCCCGAACTTCGAGTACGCGCTGGCCTCCTACTACCTGATCCTGCCCAGCGAGGTGTCGTCCAACCTGGCCCGGTTCGACGCGATGCGCTACGGCCTGCGCGTCGGTGACGACGGCAGCCATTCCGCCGAACAGGTCATGTCGCTGACCCGCGATGCCGGTTTCGGCCCGGAGGTCAAGCGCCGCATCATGATCGGCACCTACGCCCTGTCCTCGGGGTACTACGACGCCTATTACGGTAAGGCGCTCAAGGTCCGCACCCTGATCGCGCAGGACTTCGACAAGGCCTACGAGAGCGTCGACGTCCTGGTCTCGCCGACCAGCCCGTTCACGCCGTGGAAGCTGGGGGAGAAGGTGAACGATCCGCTGGCGATGTACCTGTCGGACCTGTGCACGCTCCCGACCAACCTGGCCGGTCATTGCGCGATGTCGGTGCCCTCGGGGCTGTCCGCGGACGACGGGCTGCCGGTGGGGTTGCAGATCATGGCGCCCGCGCTGGCCGACGATCGGCTCTATCGCGTGGGCGCCGCCTACGAGGCCGCGCGCGGTCCGATCGCCTGA
- a CDS encoding ESX secretion-associated protein EspG yields the protein MKWEFTQAEFMFAWDRLGFDHFPAPLVVNPPVQSQAEWQAIEKQLRLRLSIFEDPDLVPVLRTAADPETSLVMAGFRNRPLRAYGAITSNIGVSIVQRTGPHPESSGDIVVEVGSPSLVARVFAAVAGNRVAGRHPAMVETWERVQDGEPVGENSVADRIRCLLSAPRTGHGHIEVRVGRKNARPHPPRYLSWFDVDGDGRYTYTRRYGDFRIDPCDSDRFRQAVGHMTEP from the coding sequence ATGAAATGGGAGTTCACCCAGGCGGAATTCATGTTCGCCTGGGACCGGCTCGGTTTCGACCACTTTCCGGCGCCTCTGGTTGTGAACCCACCGGTACAGTCGCAAGCAGAGTGGCAGGCGATCGAAAAGCAACTGCGGCTGCGTCTTTCGATCTTCGAAGACCCCGATCTGGTTCCTGTCCTGCGAACTGCGGCCGACCCGGAAACTTCCCTCGTGATGGCCGGATTCCGTAATAGACCGCTGCGCGCCTACGGAGCGATCACCTCGAATATCGGCGTCAGCATCGTCCAACGCACAGGGCCACATCCCGAATCCAGCGGCGACATCGTGGTCGAGGTCGGATCACCATCGTTGGTTGCCCGCGTCTTCGCCGCCGTTGCCGGAAATCGGGTCGCCGGCCGACACCCGGCAATGGTCGAAACCTGGGAGCGGGTACAAGATGGCGAACCGGTCGGTGAGAATTCGGTAGCCGACCGAATTCGATGCCTGTTGTCCGCCCCGCGAACCGGCCACGGTCACATCGAAGTTCGAGTCGGTCGCAAGAACGCACGCCCACACCCGCCCCGCTATCTGAGTTGGTTCGATGTCGACGGAGACGGTCGCTACACCTACACCCGCCGATACGGAGACTTCCGCATCGACCCGTGCGACAGCGACCGCTTCCGCCAAGCGGTCGGACATATGACCGAACCGTGA
- a CDS encoding LppA family lipoprotein, with protein sequence MAATLILTTGCGDMFENPYQNTDPERTAEAAEQLTKLPTLEETEIHVEAAVNELADYVSTLVSGLTWEWANNRENESCDRPYDQTQGSKVKLKNRISHPAIPDAVWPQVLDRARQLAEGIGATGVEVFADEPGNHVVRFYSLEGTELFVGSRGAVIGSNTGCRLPAAIEGAGPTTPPSRPPR encoded by the coding sequence GTGGCTGCCACGCTGATTTTGACGACGGGATGTGGTGATATGTTCGAGAATCCTTATCAGAATACCGATCCGGAACGGACGGCCGAGGCGGCTGAGCAGTTGACGAAATTGCCGACGTTGGAGGAAACGGAAATTCACGTCGAGGCCGCGGTGAACGAACTCGCGGACTACGTCAGCACCCTCGTGTCGGGGCTGACTTGGGAGTGGGCCAATAATCGCGAGAACGAGTCGTGTGACAGACCTTATGATCAGACGCAAGGTAGCAAGGTAAAGCTGAAGAACCGCATTTCGCATCCAGCGATCCCCGATGCGGTCTGGCCTCAGGTCCTCGATCGGGCACGCCAATTGGCCGAGGGTATCGGAGCCACCGGTGTCGAGGTTTTCGCCGACGAACCCGGAAATCATGTCGTGCGGTTCTACAGCCTCGAAGGCACCGAGTTGTTTGTGGGTAGCCGCGGCGCGGTCATCGGAAGTAACACCGGATGCAGGCTCCCCGCGGCGATCGAAGGAGCGGGCCCGACCACGCCACCGAGTCGACCGCCCCGCTGA
- a CDS encoding MarR family winged helix-turn-helix transcriptional regulator, whose product MDKPTDQVEFETMLLGRYTIHPRYRRDGTRMDRSAYLVLSRLAIDGPMSIGQLSEAFGLDTSTLNRQTAALLRAGQAERIPDPEGGMARKFRITPAGEADLDAERNANIEGLGRVLEDWSAEDVARFAEFLQRFNTDIERLDGRPWPRP is encoded by the coding sequence GCCCACGGATCAGGTGGAATTCGAGACCATGCTGCTCGGCCGCTACACCATCCACCCGCGCTATCGCCGCGACGGCACCCGCATGGATCGCAGTGCGTATCTGGTGCTGAGCCGGCTCGCGATCGACGGGCCGATGTCGATCGGTCAGCTCAGTGAGGCGTTCGGACTCGACACCTCCACCCTCAACCGGCAGACCGCCGCCCTGCTGCGGGCCGGTCAGGCGGAACGGATTCCCGATCCCGAGGGCGGGATGGCCCGCAAATTCCGCATCACACCGGCGGGCGAGGCCGATCTCGACGCGGAGCGCAATGCCAATATCGAAGGCCTCGGCCGGGTGCTCGAGGACTGGTCGGCCGAGGACGTGGCTCGATTCGCGGAGTTCCTGCAGCGATTCAACACCGATATCGAACGCCTCGACGGCCGCCCCTGGCCGCGCCCCTGA
- a CDS encoding DUF3558 domain-containing protein has translation MYETRYALPTAAVSAAAVLLLSACGSTDKPTEDASSAPPGQPQSTSVASATPPRPTLTAEKLQPPSQDNEYTRSSGKPKVSFDPCTWIPDGPISNLGFNPSTRERGSDIVAEYTFLTCDFNNEDVALQLDSGNIGLNDVKQKYLGRTQDLTINERPAIMTPSKTASNDCSIDIETEVGYFGITVIVNTHGGVKGLKPCDRIVDIATTLEPYIGKDN, from the coding sequence ATGTATGAAACCCGGTATGCACTCCCAACTGCTGCGGTGTCTGCGGCAGCCGTGCTATTGCTGTCCGCATGCGGATCAACCGACAAACCCACCGAGGATGCGTCATCCGCGCCACCCGGCCAGCCACAGAGCACGTCCGTGGCTTCTGCGACTCCGCCTCGCCCAACATTGACCGCAGAAAAACTGCAACCCCCGTCCCAGGACAATGAATACACTCGATCATCCGGAAAGCCCAAGGTCTCCTTCGATCCATGCACCTGGATACCGGATGGTCCAATTTCAAATCTTGGCTTCAATCCATCGACACGAGAACGCGGGAGCGATATTGTTGCCGAATACACCTTCCTGACATGTGATTTCAATAATGAAGATGTCGCATTGCAGCTTGATTCCGGGAATATTGGACTGAACGATGTAAAGCAGAAATACCTTGGAAGAACTCAGGATCTCACCATAAACGAACGTCCGGCAATTATGACTCCGAGCAAGACGGCGAGTAACGATTGCTCGATAGACATCGAAACCGAAGTCGGATATTTCGGAATCACTGTAATCGTGAACACACACGGCGGAGTCAAAGGGCTGAAGCCTTGCGATCGGATTGTCGATATAGCCACAACCCTCGAGCCATACATCGGTAAGGATAACTGA
- a CDS encoding alpha/beta hydrolase translates to MTVEDDGNVTAPKVPSGTDKNQIATAMVQQILDAQAASFQSRIKNLLGQFGDAEGKAAQALTADLQLLADYETKPEGSSPLRTEVQAVLDGKAQLPTDPRQLHDFWETLTPAEKDALWQHDQYLGNRDGLPAVDRDRFNRMKLDDELARARAGDPGVATKVADLDAVAASLGNKPDRMLMVLDTQSGGMAHAAVAIGNPDTAQNVSVTAPGLNTSVHGSLTGMVNEAQSVRDTAEKQLQNLLGGDPRKGQTVATIAWIGADLPQTGSLDQTDTYLRPETYPGLADVASDDMAKNGARGLASFYDGLGASHDGDVHLTAVGHSYGSLMTGLALQEPGQHPVDDVLVYGSPGLDLPDTQSPVTGLAHAFGVDNPLLDTVTNTLGGSVDTSKLGVAPGHMYEMTAHNDPVAHFNAFGPSPENIPGFTHLETGATVTSDYVHRDGATGHSEYPRNGDNGQLRTTGWNTAMIVGGLPEMAVRAGPDHQDTMGRIINGVGGLLR, encoded by the coding sequence ATGACTGTCGAGGACGACGGCAATGTGACCGCGCCGAAAGTGCCGTCCGGAACGGACAAGAATCAGATCGCCACGGCGATGGTGCAGCAGATTCTCGATGCTCAGGCGGCGAGTTTCCAATCGCGCATCAAGAACCTGCTCGGGCAGTTCGGTGACGCGGAAGGTAAAGCGGCACAAGCGCTCACGGCCGATCTGCAGCTGCTGGCCGACTACGAGACCAAGCCCGAGGGTAGTAGCCCGCTCCGTACCGAGGTGCAGGCCGTTCTCGATGGCAAGGCGCAGTTGCCGACCGATCCGAGACAGCTTCACGATTTCTGGGAGACGCTGACCCCGGCGGAGAAGGACGCGCTGTGGCAGCACGATCAGTATCTCGGTAATCGCGACGGGCTACCGGCGGTCGATCGGGATCGGTTCAACCGGATGAAACTCGATGACGAATTGGCCAGGGCCCGCGCCGGGGATCCGGGGGTCGCGACCAAGGTAGCCGATCTGGACGCGGTCGCGGCAAGTCTCGGCAACAAGCCGGACCGAATGCTCATGGTGCTCGATACGCAGTCCGGCGGCATGGCCCACGCTGCGGTCGCGATCGGGAATCCCGATACGGCCCAGAACGTATCGGTCACCGCGCCCGGGTTGAACACCAGCGTGCACGGTTCGCTGACCGGCATGGTCAACGAAGCGCAGAGTGTGCGAGATACGGCGGAGAAGCAGTTACAGAACCTCCTGGGCGGTGATCCGCGGAAGGGGCAGACGGTTGCGACCATCGCGTGGATCGGCGCGGATCTGCCTCAAACCGGCTCTCTCGATCAGACCGATACGTACCTCAGGCCTGAGACGTACCCCGGACTTGCCGATGTTGCCAGCGACGATATGGCGAAGAACGGTGCACGAGGTCTCGCGTCGTTCTATGACGGTCTGGGCGCGTCGCACGACGGCGACGTGCACCTGACCGCAGTTGGACATTCGTACGGTTCGTTGATGACCGGCCTCGCGCTCCAGGAGCCCGGGCAGCACCCCGTCGATGACGTACTCGTGTACGGATCGCCCGGGCTGGATCTGCCCGATACTCAGTCGCCGGTGACGGGATTGGCTCACGCGTTCGGTGTCGACAATCCCTTGCTCGATACGGTCACCAACACGCTCGGCGGCAGTGTGGACACGTCCAAACTTGGTGTGGCGCCGGGGCATATGTACGAGATGACCGCACACAACGACCCGGTCGCGCACTTCAACGCGTTCGGCCCGAGTCCGGAGAATATCCCTGGTTTCACCCATCTGGAGACCGGTGCCACCGTGACATCCGATTACGTCCACCGCGATGGAGCTACCGGCCACAGCGAATATCCGCGCAACGGCGACAATGGACAGCTGCGCACTACCGGATGGAATACGGCGATGATTGTCGGCGGGCTGCCCGAGATGGCCGTGCGAGCGGGCCCGGACCATCAGGACACCATGGGCAGAATTATCAACGGTGTTGGGGGCCTGCTCAGGTGA
- a CDS encoding MspA family porin, which translates to MSPHEKTFTSPGGPTFVVGSQDESINKVPPLNVSGTVREVFVSGSVYTRSDAPSGGTLMVGYHVGCAVELQGGAVGLGPTAYLDPGMYSQDDLGPTVSVNVAPGSVSDVPLLKKEAVTGVPARITMRDIHLVVNGCIGPAVVRQYTLMQLHTDSLDDVGVVYGDPLWI; encoded by the coding sequence ATGTCTCCGCACGAAAAGACCTTCACCTCCCCGGGCGGTCCCACCTTCGTGGTCGGCAGCCAGGACGAGTCGATCAACAAGGTACCGCCGCTGAATGTTTCGGGCACCGTCCGCGAAGTGTTCGTCTCGGGCAGTGTCTACACCCGTTCCGATGCGCCCAGCGGCGGCACCCTCATGGTCGGCTATCACGTCGGCTGTGCCGTTGAACTGCAGGGAGGCGCTGTGGGACTGGGTCCCACCGCATACCTGGACCCCGGAATGTACTCGCAGGACGATCTGGGCCCGACCGTGTCGGTGAATGTCGCGCCGGGCAGCGTGAGTGACGTCCCGCTGCTGAAGAAGGAAGCCGTCACGGGCGTTCCGGCCCGCATCACGATGCGCGATATCCACCTCGTGGTCAACGGTTGCATCGGCCCGGCGGTGGTTCGCCAGTACACGCTCATGCAATTGCACACCGACAGTCTCGACGACGTGGGTGTCGTCTACGGAGATCCTTTGTGGATCTGA